The genomic window ggTTTTAAATACTCTGTGGCTAACTTAATATCACTGTTTAGCATAAAAAACAACTTGGAAAACATTTAACACTAACTTAACCTGATATCAAAGCATATATGATCATCCTATCATTCATTTAGAATTAGTACAAGATAATGATTGCTCAATCACTTTTCACATCACACAATCACATAATAGTTTAAACTCATTATTATATACCCCTGTTCCTTAGAGTCATAATGATTATGTGTGTTATGTAACCAAAATTTATGAAGCATATGTTTGGGTAATCTCTTTTATcttttttagctttttaaaagaaattgctTGTtgctattttaaaaaaaattataagtttagGAGTATCTAATGGAATTCCAAGCAATTTGCAGcaaatatgaaatttcaaagtatcatcaaaaattgtttgattaCTTGAAAAATGCTCAAAGGCGTGATAGTTGCTCTTtacaaatcgaatttttcatttttcgtgTGCTGTTACCGAGTTTGAGCATAAAACTTAAGTTTGGACTAATATACCACACATATAATCTCTAAAACATTTGAAGCCTAACTAGGCTATATTAAGTTTTCtaagaagtttttaacacccaagACATCAGAGACCATAAATTTCTGTATATaatcgatttagtcatgtccatCTATCTGTATAAGCTCAaattagtctctcagttttcCAGATATCAAGCTGCataagaagctgctcacttgcCAGAATTGACGAGATAGAAGAGCATATAGCATAGAGCTGCCAAGCAAACTTACCAAAcaaagtttttgtaaatataaacttttgTGTCTATGAAAACtattctagcttcggtgcagccgaatttaaaattttttcttacttatATCGAACTTACCGAGCTGTAGCTTGCAGAGGTCCTTGCAAATCTCATTTTTGTTGTCTGCAAAGTATGATGGAAGCGACGGCTTGTCAGTGCTGTGACAGTAGGCAAGACATGGCGGCCCGCCTAGGCCAGCTCTGCAATTATCAAAGTAAAGTAAGGCTAAGCGTTAGCAAATATCTGCGCTTGTTCTAAAATCTACATTAAAATGCATTAAAACTTTGGTTTAAGCACACAAATTATAAAACCCGAAAATTCGCTTAAATTTCAACACAACAACACATTTTAAGCTGCTTTCACAACACGCTTTGCATTAATCCACTTTTGACCTTAATGAAGATCTTATCACTTGCCACAAAACTTTTGCTGTCGGCTAATTGAATTATGACATAAGTTTGAGctgagtttattttttttttttgatatacacagacaaatatacatatacacactcacatatttaacatatatacactcacatttgtatatacgcacttaaacaacaccaacacacaacttctttttgcttcaattttatgcgaaaaaaataGTTCCTTTTCCACTTTTGCTCAAAGTTATTGCAGCTTGCAACAGTTGACTTACCCGCAGAGCTGCTGACACACCGAACTCCAATCCTGAACTACACTCTTCGGCGTGCTGATGTTGACAGTGAAAGCGTCGCCGTTGCCGTTGTCCTCGAGGCTCAACGCTCTTTGGCTTTGATACTCAGCGTTTGCGTGCTGCTTGCCAGCGTCAAGGATGCTagttacattgttgttgttaatgttgcggcttttgtttttgtagttgttgtcatTTTGGTAGCTGCTTGCTTTGCGTGCAACCCCTATTGTGGGCAGTGATGACGTCACAACGTAATTTACCACCGTTTTGGCAGGCACATGACGCGCCTGCGCCAAACCGATTGTGGCAACAACCAATAGCAGCGTGCGGAAAAGAGTTAgcgccatattttttctttatacaaaCGAGCTGTGGGGCAAAGTAGCGTTGATAAATTAACtggcaaacatacatatacatatgtgagag from Bactrocera tryoni isolate S06 chromosome 5, CSIRO_BtryS06_freeze2, whole genome shotgun sequence includes these protein-coding regions:
- the LOC120776935 gene encoding uncharacterized protein LOC120776935, giving the protein MALTLFRTLLLVVATIGLAQARHVPAKTVVNYVVTSSLPTIGVARKASSYQNDNNYKNKSRNINNNNVTSILDAGKQHANAEYQSQRALSLEDNGNGDAFTVNISTPKSVVQDWSSVCQQLCGAGLGGPPCLAYCHSTDKPSLPSYFADNKNEICKDLCKLQLGDVSCDCQPEEVASITFSNMTCQYELRNMACGSFCEHGGTTLIGCSSCQLEVDKTNLSNRSSDESTTPDWKELCVSLCKTGDGGSLCNCDLAPFF